A region from the Geobacter benzoatilyticus genome encodes:
- the fdxB gene encoding ferredoxin III, nif-specific has translation MAYITGMRRNKTEYTPQFVVSVDEETCIGCARCFKVCAHDVLTFEELDEDDSAKMYMKVTNPGNCIGCQACGRTCSKKCFSFEPVVL, from the coding sequence ATGGCCTACATCACCGGAATGAGAAGGAACAAGACCGAATACACACCCCAGTTTGTCGTTTCAGTGGACGAGGAAACCTGCATTGGCTGTGCCCGCTGTTTCAAGGTCTGCGCCCACGATGTGCTCACCTTCGAGGAGTTGGACGAAGACGATTCCGCCAAGATGTACATGAAGGTGACGAACCCGGGCAACTGTATCGGCTGTCAGGCCTGCGGACGGACCTGTTCGAAGAAGTGCTTCAGCTTCGAGCCGGTGGTGCTGTAA
- a CDS encoding sensor histidine kinase — MHLKKIIFIRTAGLLTVMILLISGFFMGFALERHRQLTLHTWKTRSEVLAGAMQRLILWDDRVALKAQLDSELKMSTVLQYVFIAQNRQPYVSTFRKGVPVALLERVPPSELPAVWEFQTTEGEVVYDIAKRLDESDTVLHIGLKRRAVDAKMASLLISIGIVGGVTIVAGLGLAHVLARRTTREVDSLVNALSAYGELSDMSENDIKPESSEVAELISTFKAMSAERRQAALDLQQLNSQLEQRVEERTEQLAVANKELDAFAYSVSHDLRAPLRGIDGFSLALMEEFSDKLNDQGRDYLNRIRNGCLRMGTLINEILHLSRITRCEICRKPVNLSELARQIAEEHKQVEPQRAVEFTVAEVPPVLADPTLMRSVMENLIGNAWKYSRNNAAARIEFGHMVTAHGPVFFVKDNGAGFNMEYADKLFLPFQRLHRADEFEGTGIGLASVQRVVLRHGGKIWAEGEEGKGAVFYFTLGGQISE, encoded by the coding sequence ATGCACCTGAAAAAGATTATCTTTATAAGGACCGCCGGGCTCCTGACGGTTATGATCCTGCTCATAAGCGGGTTTTTCATGGGCTTTGCCCTGGAGCGCCACCGCCAGCTGACCCTGCACACGTGGAAGACAAGGTCGGAGGTGCTTGCGGGGGCCATGCAGCGCCTTATCCTCTGGGATGACCGGGTGGCCCTCAAGGCGCAGCTTGACAGCGAGCTCAAAATGAGCACGGTCCTCCAGTATGTGTTCATCGCGCAGAATAGGCAGCCCTATGTCTCAACCTTTCGCAAGGGCGTGCCGGTGGCGTTGCTGGAGAGGGTTCCCCCCAGCGAACTTCCGGCGGTATGGGAATTTCAGACTACCGAAGGGGAGGTTGTCTACGATATTGCGAAAAGGCTGGACGAATCCGACACCGTTCTGCACATAGGGCTGAAACGCCGCGCAGTGGACGCTAAAATGGCCTCTCTGTTAATTTCCATCGGCATTGTCGGGGGAGTGACAATCGTTGCGGGTCTCGGGCTGGCCCATGTGCTGGCGCGCCGGACCACCCGGGAGGTGGACAGCCTTGTCAATGCCCTCAGCGCCTATGGCGAGCTGAGCGACATGAGCGAGAATGATATCAAACCGGAAAGCTCTGAGGTGGCGGAGCTCATCAGCACCTTCAAGGCGATGTCGGCCGAAAGGAGGCAGGCGGCACTGGATCTGCAACAACTCAACTCCCAACTGGAGCAGCGAGTCGAGGAGCGGACTGAACAACTGGCAGTTGCCAACAAAGAGCTCGATGCCTTTGCCTACTCGGTTTCCCACGATTTGCGGGCACCGCTGCGGGGTATTGATGGTTTCAGCCTTGCCCTGATGGAAGAATTTAGTGACAAGCTGAACGATCAAGGGAGAGATTATCTCAACCGGATCAGGAATGGCTGCCTCCGGATGGGGACGTTGATTAATGAAATACTGCACCTCTCGCGCATAACCCGGTGCGAGATTTGCCGCAAGCCGGTGAACTTGAGCGAACTTGCACGGCAGATTGCGGAAGAGCATAAACAGGTGGAGCCGCAGAGAGCCGTCGAATTCACCGTGGCTGAAGTTCCTCCGGTCCTGGCGGACCCGACCCTGATGCGCTCGGTCATGGAAAATCTGATCGGTAATGCCTGGAAATATTCCCGGAATAATGCTGCTGCCCGGATAGAATTCGGACACATGGTGACTGCGCATGGGCCGGTGTTCTTTGTCAAAGACAACGGAGCCGGTTTCAATATGGAGTATGCCGATAAGCTGTTCTTACCGTTTCAACGGCTGCACCGGGCGGATGAGTTCGAGGGGACGGGTATCGGGCTTGCGTCGGTGCAGCGGGTTGTCCTGCGTCATGGGGGAAAGATTTGGGCGGAAGGGGAAGAAGGTAAGGGAGCAGTATTTTATTTTACGCTGGGAGGGCAGATCAGTGAATGA
- a CDS encoding rubrerythrin family protein — translation MSTKENLAEAFAGESQANRTYLAFAKQAEVDGFPQVARLFRAAAHAETVHAHAHLRAMGGIKKTTENLESAIEGEGFEFQTMYPPFLEEAKKEGDRLAEISFRNALAVEEIHHDLYQKALSAVKSGGDLAARPVYVCEICGNTIYDNAPDKCPVCGVPKERFTLID, via the coding sequence ATGTCCACAAAAGAGAATCTTGCGGAAGCCTTTGCCGGTGAAAGCCAGGCAAACCGGACATATCTGGCATTCGCCAAGCAGGCGGAAGTGGACGGATTCCCACAGGTTGCCAGACTTTTCCGGGCGGCAGCCCATGCCGAGACCGTCCATGCCCATGCCCACCTGCGCGCCATGGGGGGAATAAAGAAAACCACGGAGAACCTGGAATCCGCCATCGAAGGAGAAGGCTTCGAATTCCAGACCATGTATCCCCCTTTCCTGGAAGAGGCGAAGAAGGAGGGGGACCGCCTGGCTGAAATCTCCTTCCGCAACGCCCTGGCCGTGGAGGAGATCCACCACGATCTCTACCAGAAGGCCCTTTCCGCGGTAAAGAGCGGCGGCGATCTGGCAGCACGCCCGGTGTACGTTTGCGAAATTTGCGGCAACACCATATACGACAATGCGCCGGACAAGTGCCCCGTCTGCGGGGTGCCGAAGGAACGCTTCACCCTTATTGACTAA
- a CDS encoding FKBP-type peptidyl-prolyl cis-trans isomerase: MNLAEHGKTVRVHYIGTLDTGRIFDSTEGGDPYEFTIGNGQVFPALEQAVIGMAAGEVKNILVPAEEAFGGWRKENILTLERGRFPRDRELRVGQKLSIGFAGGQALVMMVVDAGEDMVTLDGNHPLAGHDLTFALKLEGVK; encoded by the coding sequence ATGAACCTTGCAGAACATGGCAAAACCGTCAGGGTCCACTACATCGGAACCCTGGATACCGGCCGGATTTTCGACAGCACCGAGGGGGGGGACCCCTACGAGTTCACTATCGGCAACGGGCAGGTTTTTCCTGCCCTGGAACAGGCTGTTATCGGCATGGCGGCCGGCGAGGTCAAGAACATCCTTGTCCCTGCCGAGGAGGCTTTCGGGGGATGGCGGAAGGAAAACATCCTCACGCTGGAGCGCGGCCGGTTCCCCCGTGACCGGGAGTTGCGGGTGGGGCAGAAGCTCAGCATCGGTTTCGCCGGCGGGCAGGCCCTGGTGATGATGGTTGTTGATGCCGGTGAGGATATGGTGACCCTTGATGGCAACCATCCGCTGGCAGGTCATGATCTTACGTTTGCACTTAAACTGGAAGGGGTGAAGTAG
- a CDS encoding Fur family transcriptional regulator, whose translation MSLDNKQLAVFERACRDEGLRITHQRLEVYRELASAVDHPSAETIHQRLRRNIPTISLDTVYRTLSTLARHGLISKIDTVESPSRFEATGIRHHHLMCSECKKISDFQWNTVDEIPLPDGIESWGHIATRNVVVYGVCGNCLEKLENRAKK comes from the coding sequence TTGTCACTCGACAATAAACAACTGGCAGTCTTTGAACGGGCCTGCCGCGATGAAGGCCTCCGGATTACCCACCAGCGGCTGGAGGTCTACCGGGAACTTGCCTCAGCGGTTGACCACCCCTCGGCGGAAACCATCCATCAGCGCCTGCGGCGAAATATCCCGACCATTTCCCTGGACACGGTCTACAGGACCCTCTCGACCCTCGCCCGGCATGGGCTCATCAGCAAAATCGATACAGTTGAAAGCCCGTCGCGATTCGAAGCAACCGGGATCAGGCATCACCATCTCATGTGCAGCGAGTGCAAAAAAATATCGGATTTTCAATGGAATACCGTTGACGAGATTCCGCTCCCCGACGGAATCGAATCGTGGGGGCACATCGCCACGAGAAACGTCGTAGTCTATGGGGTCTGCGGCAACTGCCTTGAAAAACTGGAAAACCGCGCTAAAAAATGA
- a CDS encoding response regulator, producing the protein MNEKRILLVEDNPDDEALTIRALKANNLRNEIVVARDGAEAVDFLFGTGAYADRDTANQPELVLLDLNLPKLNGLEVLKKIRSDNRTQLLPVVVLTTSDEDRDRVDSYRLGANSYIGKSVNFEKFSESVRQLGLYWLSLNIGPPRS; encoded by the coding sequence GTGAATGAGAAGAGGATCTTGCTGGTTGAGGATAACCCCGACGACGAGGCCTTGACGATTCGGGCACTCAAGGCGAACAATCTGCGCAATGAGATCGTCGTGGCCCGCGACGGCGCCGAAGCGGTAGATTTTCTGTTCGGCACGGGTGCTTATGCCGACCGCGATACGGCAAATCAGCCGGAGCTGGTGTTGCTGGATCTCAATCTCCCCAAACTCAACGGACTGGAAGTGCTGAAAAAAATTCGCTCCGATAACCGTACCCAACTTCTGCCGGTTGTGGTTCTCACCACATCCGATGAAGACCGGGATCGCGTGGACAGCTACCGCTTAGGGGCCAACAGCTACATCGGCAAATCGGTGAATTTCGAGAAATTCAGTGAGTCGGTGCGGCAACTGGGCCTGTACTGGCTGTCATTGAATATCGGGCCGCCACGTTCTTGA
- a CDS encoding cytochrome c3 family protein, which produces MGKPTIMKLLSTAAAMILVMALGTDFAGAVGGTGYNSPEAPLNLNLTFADCTTCHTAPNNVARHHNLIAEDGKQCLDCHKIESYNSEFTVQVVRDCQQCHTSAMHDQVKHTIVTCSRCHGDNIGEIHAGRYAATVTVAACYVCHTSTDAKVKAAIVKGLNGQTVYCQDCHGSDPHSWGGMRGL; this is translated from the coding sequence ATGGGCAAACCGACGATCATGAAACTTCTCTCAACAGCTGCGGCGATGATTCTCGTCATGGCCCTCGGCACAGACTTTGCCGGCGCAGTGGGGGGCACAGGCTACAACTCCCCGGAAGCCCCCCTGAACCTGAACCTGACTTTCGCCGACTGCACCACTTGCCATACCGCTCCGAATAATGTCGCGCGGCACCACAACCTGATTGCCGAAGATGGCAAGCAATGCCTCGATTGCCACAAGATCGAAAGCTACAACAGCGAGTTCACGGTCCAGGTGGTGCGCGATTGCCAGCAATGCCATACGTCGGCCATGCATGACCAGGTAAAGCATACCATCGTCACTTGCAGCCGCTGCCATGGCGACAACATCGGCGAAATCCATGCGGGGCGCTATGCGGCAACCGTAACAGTGGCGGCATGCTACGTGTGCCACACCAGCACCGACGCAAAAGTTAAGGCAGCCATCGTCAAGGGCCTGAACGGACAGACCGTATACTGCCAGGACTGCCACGGCAGCGACCCGCACAGTTGGGGAGGCATGCGGGGGCTCTAG
- a CDS encoding bifunctional nitrogenase iron-molybdenum cofactor biosynthesis protein NifEN, with the protein MAKPDYYDVSDCDTHEKGAPKFCKKSEPGEGAERSCAYDGARVVLMPITDAIHLVHGPIACAGNSWDNRGARSSGSQLYRRGFTTEMLENDVVFGGEKKLYRAILELAERYAGQAKAIFVYATCVTAMTGDDVEAVCAAAQKKVTIPLVPVNTPGFIGDKNIGNRLAGEVLYKHVIGTAEPPVLGDYPINLIGEYNIAGDLWGMLPLFERLGIQILSCFSGDARFEELRYAHRAKLNIIICSKSLTNLARKMQKNYGIPYLEESFYGLTDTAKALRDIARELDDAVGGLEKRIMQDRVEKLIEEEEAKCRERLVPYRQRLEGKRSVLFTGGVKTWSMVNALRELGVEILAAGTQNSTLEDFYRMKALMHQDARIIEDTSSAGLLQVMYDKMPDLIVAGGKTKFLALKTLTPFLDINHGRSHPYAGYEGMVTFAKQLDLTVNNPIWPVLNAKAPWEKSDEELAASVAAAAGHAATHLGEDLKNSRVKVPTKNATVNPQKNSPALGATLAYLGIDQMLALLHGAQGCSTFIRLQLTRHFKEPTALNSTAMSEDTAIFGGWENLKKGLKKVIEKFSPEVVGVMTSGLTETMGDDVHSAIVHFRKENPEHDAVPVIWASTPDYCGSMQEGYAAAVEAILKSVPEPGETIPGQVAILPGCHLTPADVEEVREICEAFGLDPIIVPDIANALDGHIDATVSPLSTGGVPMARIRQAGRSVATLFIGDSLARAAEAMTAKCGMPNYGFTSLSGLHEVDRFMETLAAVSGRPIPEKFRRWRSRLMDAMVDSHYQFGLKKVTIALEGDNLKTLVNFLSGMGCEIQAAISATRVKGLDALPANNIFVGDLEDLETVAEGSDLIVANSNGRQAAAKLGIKAHLRAGLPVFDRLGAHQKMWVGYRGTMNLLFETANLFQANAAEGQKLAHN; encoded by the coding sequence ATGGCAAAGCCCGATTATTACGATGTATCCGACTGCGATACCCATGAAAAAGGTGCCCCCAAGTTCTGCAAAAAGTCGGAACCGGGGGAGGGGGCCGAGCGCTCCTGCGCCTACGACGGCGCCCGCGTGGTGCTGATGCCGATCACCGACGCGATTCACCTGGTGCACGGCCCGATTGCCTGTGCCGGCAACTCCTGGGATAACCGGGGAGCCCGCTCGTCGGGGTCCCAGCTTTACCGCCGGGGGTTCACCACCGAGATGCTGGAGAATGACGTGGTCTTCGGCGGCGAGAAGAAGCTCTACCGGGCGATTCTCGAATTGGCCGAACGCTATGCCGGTCAGGCGAAGGCGATCTTCGTCTATGCCACCTGCGTTACCGCCATGACCGGCGACGATGTGGAAGCGGTTTGCGCTGCGGCCCAAAAGAAGGTCACCATCCCCCTGGTTCCGGTCAACACCCCCGGCTTCATCGGCGACAAGAACATCGGGAACCGCCTGGCCGGCGAGGTGCTCTACAAGCATGTCATCGGCACCGCCGAGCCGCCGGTGCTGGGCGATTATCCCATCAACCTCATCGGCGAGTACAATATCGCCGGTGATCTCTGGGGGATGCTGCCGCTGTTCGAACGGCTCGGCATCCAGATACTCTCCTGTTTTAGCGGTGATGCCAGATTCGAGGAGTTGCGCTACGCCCACCGGGCGAAGCTGAATATCATCATCTGCTCCAAGAGTCTCACCAACCTTGCCCGGAAGATGCAGAAAAACTACGGGATTCCCTATCTGGAAGAGTCCTTTTACGGCCTTACCGACACGGCAAAGGCCCTGCGGGACATCGCCCGTGAGCTGGATGACGCCGTGGGGGGGCTGGAGAAGCGGATCATGCAGGACCGGGTGGAAAAGCTCATTGAAGAGGAAGAGGCGAAGTGCCGCGAACGGCTCGTCCCCTACCGGCAGCGGCTCGAAGGCAAGCGGTCGGTCCTCTTTACCGGCGGGGTCAAGACCTGGTCCATGGTGAACGCCCTGCGGGAGCTGGGGGTGGAAATCCTGGCCGCCGGGACCCAGAACTCGACCCTGGAGGACTTCTACCGGATGAAGGCCCTCATGCACCAGGATGCCCGGATTATCGAAGACACTTCCAGTGCGGGGCTGCTCCAGGTCATGTACGATAAAATGCCCGACCTCATCGTGGCCGGCGGGAAGACCAAGTTCCTGGCGCTCAAGACCCTGACCCCCTTTCTCGACATAAACCATGGACGTTCCCATCCCTATGCCGGGTACGAGGGGATGGTGACTTTTGCGAAACAGTTGGACCTCACGGTGAACAACCCCATCTGGCCGGTGCTGAACGCCAAAGCGCCGTGGGAGAAAAGCGACGAGGAGCTGGCGGCTTCCGTGGCAGCGGCCGCCGGCCATGCCGCGACGCACCTGGGTGAGGATTTGAAGAATTCCAGGGTCAAGGTTCCCACCAAGAACGCCACGGTGAATCCCCAGAAGAACTCCCCGGCCCTGGGCGCGACCCTCGCCTACCTCGGCATAGACCAGATGCTGGCACTCCTCCATGGCGCGCAAGGGTGCTCCACCTTCATCAGGCTTCAGCTCACGCGGCACTTCAAGGAGCCCACCGCCCTGAATTCCACCGCCATGAGCGAGGACACCGCAATTTTCGGCGGCTGGGAGAACCTGAAAAAGGGACTCAAGAAGGTAATCGAGAAGTTCAGCCCCGAGGTGGTGGGCGTCATGACTTCGGGGCTCACCGAAACCATGGGGGATGATGTGCATAGCGCCATCGTCCACTTCCGCAAGGAGAATCCGGAGCATGACGCGGTGCCGGTAATCTGGGCCTCGACCCCGGACTACTGCGGATCCATGCAGGAGGGATATGCCGCGGCAGTGGAAGCGATATTGAAAAGCGTCCCGGAACCGGGTGAGACGATCCCCGGTCAGGTTGCCATCCTTCCCGGCTGCCACCTGACACCGGCCGACGTGGAGGAGGTGCGGGAGATCTGCGAGGCCTTCGGGCTCGACCCGATAATCGTCCCCGACATCGCCAATGCCCTGGATGGCCACATCGATGCGACGGTGTCGCCGCTCTCCACCGGCGGCGTCCCCATGGCCCGGATACGGCAGGCCGGGCGGAGCGTGGCCACCCTCTTCATCGGCGATTCCCTCGCCAGGGCGGCGGAGGCCATGACAGCAAAATGCGGCATGCCCAACTACGGATTCACTTCCCTCTCCGGGCTCCACGAAGTGGACCGTTTCATGGAAACCCTTGCGGCTGTTTCGGGACGCCCCATCCCCGAGAAGTTCCGCCGCTGGCGCAGCCGCCTCATGGACGCCATGGTCGATTCCCATTACCAGTTCGGCCTCAAGAAGGTGACCATTGCCCTGGAGGGGGACAACCTGAAGACCCTCGTGAATTTCCTGTCGGGCATGGGATGCGAAATCCAGGCAGCCATCTCGGCCACCCGTGTCAAAGGGCTTGATGCTTTGCCGGCCAACAACATCTTCGTGGGGGATCTGGAAGACCTGGAGACGGTGGCGGAAGGAAGCGACCTGATAGTGGCCAACTCCAATGGCCGCCAGGCGGCGGCGAAGCTGGGGATCAAGGCCCACCTGCGGGCGGGGCTCCCGGTATTCGACCGCCTCGGCGCCCACCAGAAGATGTGGGTGGGATACCGGGGAACAATGAATCTCTTGTTCGAGACGGCGAACCTGTTCCAGGCCAACGCAGCGGAAGGGCAGAAACTGGCGCACAACTGA
- the rbr gene encoding rubrerythrin, with translation MSSIKGTKTEQNLLKSFAGESQARNRYTYFAAAAKKEGYVQIADIFEETANQEKEHAKRFFKFLEGGDTEIIACFPAGKIGTTTENLLAAASGEHEEHSDLYPAFAQVAQEEGFAAIAAVWRAISVAEKQHEKRYRDLLANIEAGQVFTRPNEVVWRCRNCGYLHTATGAPDQCPACAHPKAHFELLGENW, from the coding sequence ATGAGCAGCATCAAGGGTACCAAGACCGAGCAGAACCTTCTGAAATCCTTTGCCGGCGAGAGCCAGGCCCGCAACCGCTACACCTATTTTGCCGCCGCGGCTAAAAAAGAGGGATACGTGCAGATCGCCGATATCTTCGAAGAGACCGCCAACCAGGAGAAGGAGCACGCCAAGCGCTTCTTCAAGTTTCTTGAGGGGGGAGATACGGAGATAATTGCCTGCTTCCCGGCCGGCAAAATCGGCACCACGACCGAAAATCTCCTGGCCGCCGCCTCCGGAGAACACGAAGAGCATTCCGACCTCTATCCGGCCTTTGCCCAGGTGGCCCAGGAAGAAGGTTTCGCCGCCATCGCGGCGGTCTGGCGGGCCATTTCCGTGGCGGAAAAGCAGCACGAGAAGCGTTACCGGGACCTCCTGGCCAACATAGAAGCCGGCCAGGTTTTCACCCGCCCAAATGAAGTAGTGTGGCGCTGCCGCAACTGCGGCTACCTCCACACAGCCACCGGCGCCCCGGACCAGTGCCCCGCATGCGCCCACCCCAAGGCCCACTTCGAGCTTCTGGGAGAAAACTGGTAA
- the nifX gene encoding nitrogen fixation protein NifX: MKVAFTSSTGEMIDEHFGMAKNFHIWEIGSDASSFVETITIGQQGDDEEDRIAARAAALKDCAIVYTMAIGGPAAAKLVALRIHPMKTNSPVSLPETVGRLQEVLQGTPPPWLRKAMNKGKEVSFEED, from the coding sequence ATGAAAGTCGCATTCACAAGTTCAACCGGCGAGATGATCGACGAGCACTTCGGCATGGCAAAAAATTTCCATATCTGGGAGATCGGCTCCGATGCCTCATCCTTCGTGGAGACCATCACCATCGGTCAGCAGGGCGACGACGAGGAGGACAGAATTGCGGCCCGGGCCGCGGCCCTCAAGGATTGCGCCATTGTCTACACCATGGCCATCGGCGGGCCGGCGGCCGCCAAGCTGGTGGCCCTGAGGATTCATCCCATGAAGACCAATTCCCCGGTCAGCCTTCCAGAAACGGTGGGCCGGCTTCAGGAAGTTCTGCAGGGCACCCCCCCCCCGTGGCTGCGCAAGGCCATGAACAAGGGGAAAGAAGTTTCATTCGAAGAAGATTAA
- the phnD gene encoding phosphate/phosphite/phosphonate ABC transporter substrate-binding protein has product MSYAIVVRRLASLCCPLLLVPLVLLVVSCDNDRSRVDMEKVVPEIGGNQSINALPPLHIAVAAMISPETTRQYYEELLRLVAGRMERRAVFWQRRTYAEVNDLVMNRQVDAAFVCAGPYVKGHERFGMELLAVPVVHGAKVYYSYIIANRNSSYASLHDLRGKKFAFTDPDSNTGCLVPTYMLAKRGETPKSFFREHFFSNSHDNSIKAVADGQADGAAVDSLIWEFMNTIDPTLTSHTKIIEKSSPYGMPPIVVHPAMDAASKKRLKQILLTLHEHKDSAALLAKLQIDRFAEGDDKAYDTVREMSSWLEQKKGD; this is encoded by the coding sequence ATGAGCTATGCAATCGTTGTGCGCCGGCTTGCATCGCTCTGCTGCCCACTGTTGCTGGTTCCGTTGGTGCTGCTGGTTGTCTCCTGTGACAACGACAGATCCCGGGTAGATATGGAAAAAGTAGTGCCTGAAATTGGCGGCAACCAGTCAATTAACGCTCTTCCTCCCTTGCATATTGCCGTGGCTGCCATGATTTCGCCCGAGACCACCAGGCAGTACTACGAAGAGTTGCTGCGGCTGGTGGCCGGCCGGATGGAAAGACGGGCCGTCTTCTGGCAACGGCGGACCTATGCGGAAGTGAATGACCTCGTCATGAACCGGCAGGTCGATGCCGCCTTTGTCTGTGCCGGTCCCTATGTCAAGGGGCACGAGCGGTTCGGTATGGAGCTCCTGGCTGTGCCGGTCGTGCATGGCGCCAAAGTCTACTATTCCTACATCATCGCCAACCGCAACAGCAGTTATGCCTCGCTGCATGATTTGCGGGGCAAGAAGTTTGCCTTCACCGATCCGGATTCAAATACCGGTTGCCTGGTGCCGACATATATGCTGGCAAAGCGGGGGGAAACGCCGAAGTCCTTCTTTCGGGAACATTTTTTCAGCAACAGCCACGATAACTCCATCAAGGCGGTTGCGGATGGCCAGGCTGATGGCGCCGCTGTTGATTCCCTGATATGGGAGTTCATGAACACCATTGATCCCACCCTCACGTCCCACACGAAGATTATCGAAAAATCCTCCCCCTACGGCATGCCCCCCATTGTTGTGCACCCGGCCATGGATGCGGCTTCCAAAAAAAGGTTGAAGCAGATACTCCTTACCCTCCATGAACATAAAGATTCGGCGGCCCTGCTTGCCAAGCTCCAGATCGACCGGTTTGCCGAAGGCGATGATAAGGCCTATGACACGGTTCGTGAGATGAGTAGTTGGCTGGAGCAGAAAAAAGGTGACTAG
- a CDS encoding sensor histidine kinase codes for MENMPFDISHLGSEALVALVETLPVAAMYMEGDNFFFNSEAERLTGYGRIEIQSIDDWFRKLYGPDHEKVRGYCKADRAAGFSSPRRVTITTRDGCRREVEVKSAGIGRTICVMNDITDLVTAQEQMKESKERYRLFSSLTSDYVNFCSRKGDDTYRVRWLGGAFEAITGYLEQSLFEWGCWMPLVHPDDQERLSTALLYMTPGNTSTSEYRIFAKDGSIHWIRQTSRCETGDTPDELFLFSACQDITEQKQAEEAIRKLNEELDQRVVERTAQMETAIKEHESFSYSVSHDLRAPLRHINSYSAIVTEEFGDRIPPEAHRYLDRIAAASKRLGQLIDDLLELSRVSRVELNTATVHLSTLAAMTVASLRETEPRREVEWIIADSLKARGDATLLRQLLQNLLGNAWKYTAKEPNARIEFGKTVIDGQDVFFVRDNGVGFDMTFKDKLFGHFQRLHGSEFEGTGIGLATVKRIVERHGGRVWAEGHTGKGATFYFTLPEI; via the coding sequence ATGGAAAACATGCCGTTCGACATCTCCCACCTAGGCAGTGAAGCTCTCGTGGCACTTGTCGAGACCCTGCCGGTCGCTGCCATGTACATGGAAGGCGATAATTTTTTCTTTAACAGTGAGGCGGAGCGGCTAACCGGCTATGGGAGAATCGAGATTCAGTCCATCGACGACTGGTTCCGCAAACTCTACGGCCCGGACCACGAGAAAGTTCGCGGGTACTGTAAAGCTGACAGAGCTGCCGGTTTTTCATCCCCGCGCCGCGTCACCATCACCACCAGGGATGGCTGCCGCCGGGAGGTTGAAGTCAAGTCGGCGGGTATCGGCCGGACCATCTGCGTCATGAACGACATAACCGACCTCGTAACCGCCCAGGAGCAGATGAAGGAAAGCAAAGAGCGCTACCGCCTTTTTTCGTCTCTCACTTCCGACTACGTAAATTTCTGCTCCCGCAAGGGAGATGACACCTACAGGGTAAGATGGCTGGGCGGCGCATTCGAGGCGATCACCGGCTACTTGGAGCAGAGCCTGTTCGAATGGGGCTGCTGGATGCCGCTGGTACACCCCGACGACCAGGAGAGGCTGAGCACTGCTCTTCTCTACATGACCCCTGGCAATACCAGCACCTCAGAGTACCGCATCTTCGCCAAAGACGGCTCAATTCACTGGATACGCCAGACATCGCGCTGCGAAACCGGCGACACCCCCGACGAACTTTTCCTGTTCAGCGCCTGCCAGGACATCACCGAACAAAAACAGGCCGAAGAGGCAATCCGCAAACTGAACGAAGAACTCGACCAGCGGGTTGTCGAGCGGACCGCTCAGATGGAGACAGCCATCAAGGAGCATGAATCCTTCAGCTACTCGGTCTCCCACGATCTGCGCGCACCGCTTCGCCACATCAACAGTTACAGCGCCATTGTAACCGAAGAGTTCGGGGACCGGATTCCCCCGGAGGCTCACCGGTATCTTGACCGCATTGCCGCGGCAAGCAAGCGGCTGGGCCAGCTTATCGACGACCTGCTGGAGCTGTCGCGGGTCAGCCGGGTCGAACTGAATACCGCCACCGTACATCTCAGCACACTGGCGGCGATGACGGTCGCATCACTGCGGGAGACGGAACCGCGGCGCGAAGTGGAATGGATTATCGCCGACAGCCTTAAGGCCAGAGGTGACGCTACCCTGCTGCGGCAACTGCTGCAGAACCTGCTGGGCAATGCATGGAAGTACACTGCCAAGGAGCCCAATGCCCGGATTGAATTCGGCAAAACTGTTATTGACGGCCAGGACGTCTTCTTTGTGAGGGATAATGGGGTTGGCTTCGACATGACTTTCAAGGACAAGCTGTTCGGCCATTTCCAGCGGCTCCATGGCAGCGAATTCGAAGGGACCGGCATCGGGCTGGCCACGGTAAAGCGGATTGTCGAACGCCACGGCGGCCGGGTCTGGGCCGAGGGGCACACCGGCAAAGGGGCAACCTTTTATTTCACCCTTCCGGAGATTTGA